From a region of the Methylocystis hirsuta genome:
- a CDS encoding HAD-IC family P-type ATPase codes for MQPSAEGKDYWAIGADAALERLGVTRSGLSKAEAERRLAVHGRNRLPAGRRRSALMRFALQFHNVLIYVLLAAAFVTALMQHWIDTAVIVAVVVINAVIGFIQEGKAEEAMEAVRNMLSSQATVVRDGQRAVIDASDVAPGDIVYVQSGDRIPADIRLIRVKSLKVQESALTGESLPVDKDPAPVMADVPLGDRAPMAYSGTVVTYGQGTGVVVATGAATEIGRINAMLSEVETLSTPLLQRMDEFARWLTVVILVVCAAVFAFGALVWGFDAGEMFMAAVGLAVSAIPEGLPAIITITLAIGVERMARRKAIIRQLPAVETLGAVTTICSDKTGTLTLNELIVRSIVTSGGVYDTTGSGYDPHGGFLRNGKDVVVREDIHLTAALRPLALCNDAVLREKDGVWSVEGDPTEGALLAAAFKGGVNLEELALELPRTDEIPFESQHRFMATLHHDHDGAGYIFVKGAPERLLEMCFWEQGVRGEQRPLDCACWLDRIIEMATRGQRVLAVASKKAEEGQQQLAFGDVESGLVFVGLIGLIDPPRPEAVEAIRACATAGMSVKMITGDHAATAIAIARELGLNRPDSVLTGRDLDAIGDEDLGEAASATTVFARTSPEHKLRLVQALQKRGEVVAMTGDGVNDAPALKRADIGIAMGVKGTEAAKEAAEMVLADDNFASIVHAVHEGRVVYENLKKTILYILPTNGGEGLTVIAAIAMGETLPVTPVQILWINLITAVTLGLALAFEPPTKGVMLRPPRPSGEPILSRYFIWRIVFVSFLMLIATFGLYELEKARGMGLDSARTVAVNSLVACEVAYLFNARFLSESSLSLKGLFGSRAVLISVAIVVVLQAMFTYAPFMQALFNTTPLDPEIWWHIAGASVVLFLLVEVEKAIFRSPAAAPAPRGAPAAPATGAAAVVAPGDWVRPVVAGLLGLLIIVVSGAFYLHTRVSLTREEASAGRTIDVSGVIAAVAQTPITAPAAGVVVTLTCDLGAKVEAGETCATLAPSSSDEALAREKSALAAAESQLTQRERTQARAQANLETLEAGSASRAARRKALANARRALARAQAQVARAEAEVALRREAATKMEADRAGAAIVAPVAGFVLERTAAVGARVEAGAPLFMIGDAKTVRLHGKVEGEGALAIAPGAKALLTSDSVPGRTLAGKVIEVRRPAAPQAGARVDVVVEFENSDLALRPGMAASARIDLEERAAALGEEEI; via the coding sequence ATGCAGCCTTCGGCGGAAGGAAAGGACTATTGGGCGATCGGAGCCGATGCGGCGCTCGAGCGCCTGGGCGTGACGCGTTCGGGCTTGAGCAAAGCTGAGGCGGAACGGCGGCTCGCCGTCCATGGCCGCAATCGCCTTCCGGCCGGCAGGCGGCGCAGCGCGCTCATGCGCTTCGCGCTGCAGTTCCACAACGTATTGATTTATGTGCTGCTCGCCGCCGCCTTCGTCACGGCGCTCATGCAACACTGGATCGACACCGCGGTCATCGTCGCGGTCGTCGTCATCAACGCGGTCATCGGATTTATCCAAGAAGGCAAGGCCGAAGAGGCCATGGAAGCCGTCCGCAACATGCTCTCTTCGCAAGCCACCGTCGTGCGCGACGGGCAGCGCGCTGTCATTGACGCGAGCGACGTCGCGCCGGGAGACATCGTCTACGTCCAATCGGGCGACAGGATACCCGCGGACATCCGTCTCATCCGGGTCAAATCTCTGAAAGTGCAGGAGTCGGCGCTCACCGGCGAGTCGCTGCCGGTCGACAAGGACCCGGCGCCGGTCATGGCGGATGTGCCGCTCGGAGATCGGGCGCCGATGGCCTATTCGGGAACCGTCGTGACCTACGGTCAGGGGACGGGCGTCGTTGTCGCCACGGGGGCCGCGACCGAGATCGGGCGCATCAACGCCATGCTGTCGGAGGTGGAGACGCTCTCCACGCCCTTATTGCAGCGCATGGACGAATTCGCGCGCTGGCTCACGGTCGTCATTCTGGTCGTGTGCGCCGCCGTTTTCGCTTTTGGCGCGCTGGTATGGGGATTCGACGCCGGCGAGATGTTCATGGCGGCGGTCGGGCTCGCGGTTTCCGCGATCCCCGAAGGATTGCCGGCGATCATCACCATTACGCTGGCGATCGGCGTGGAGCGCATGGCCCGGCGTAAGGCGATCATTCGCCAGCTCCCGGCAGTCGAGACGCTCGGCGCGGTGACGACGATCTGTTCCGACAAGACGGGCACGCTAACGCTCAATGAATTGATCGTGCGCTCGATCGTCACCTCCGGCGGCGTCTATGACACGACCGGGTCGGGATATGATCCGCACGGCGGCTTCCTGCGCAATGGCAAGGACGTCGTGGTGCGCGAGGACATTCACCTGACCGCCGCATTGCGGCCCCTCGCGCTCTGCAATGACGCCGTGTTGCGCGAGAAGGACGGCGTCTGGAGCGTCGAGGGCGACCCCACGGAAGGCGCGTTGCTCGCCGCCGCGTTTAAGGGCGGCGTCAACCTGGAAGAGCTGGCGCTGGAGCTGCCGCGCACGGATGAGATTCCTTTTGAGTCGCAGCATCGCTTCATGGCGACGCTGCATCACGACCATGACGGCGCTGGCTACATTTTCGTCAAGGGCGCGCCTGAGCGGCTGCTCGAAATGTGCTTCTGGGAGCAGGGCGTGCGAGGAGAGCAGCGTCCGCTCGACTGCGCCTGCTGGCTCGACCGCATCATTGAGATGGCGACGCGCGGGCAGCGGGTTCTGGCGGTCGCCTCCAAGAAAGCCGAAGAGGGTCAGCAGCAACTCGCGTTCGGCGACGTTGAAAGCGGGCTCGTCTTTGTCGGTCTCATTGGCCTGATTGATCCGCCACGCCCAGAGGCCGTCGAGGCGATCCGCGCATGCGCGACCGCCGGCATGTCCGTCAAAATGATCACGGGCGACCACGCCGCGACGGCGATCGCCATCGCCCGCGAACTCGGACTCAACCGTCCGGATTCAGTGCTCACCGGACGCGACCTCGACGCGATCGGCGACGAGGATCTCGGCGAGGCGGCGAGCGCCACGACGGTGTTCGCGCGCACCAGTCCCGAACATAAGCTGCGACTCGTTCAGGCGTTGCAGAAGCGCGGCGAAGTCGTCGCGATGACCGGCGACGGCGTCAACGACGCGCCGGCCTTAAAGCGCGCCGACATCGGCATAGCGATGGGCGTCAAAGGCACCGAGGCGGCGAAAGAGGCCGCGGAGATGGTGCTTGCCGACGACAATTTCGCATCGATCGTGCATGCGGTGCATGAGGGCCGCGTCGTCTATGAAAATCTGAAGAAGACCATCCTCTACATCTTGCCGACCAATGGCGGCGAGGGCCTCACGGTGATCGCGGCGATCGCCATGGGCGAGACCCTGCCGGTGACGCCGGTGCAGATCCTGTGGATCAATCTGATCACCGCCGTCACGCTCGGCCTCGCGCTCGCGTTCGAGCCGCCGACCAAGGGCGTCATGCTGCGCCCGCCGCGTCCGTCGGGCGAACCGATCCTCTCCCGCTACTTCATCTGGCGCATCGTCTTCGTCTCTTTCCTGATGCTGATCGCGACCTTCGGTCTCTACGAATTGGAGAAGGCGCGGGGCATGGGGCTCGACAGCGCGCGAACGGTCGCGGTCAATTCGCTGGTCGCCTGCGAGGTCGCATATCTCTTCAACGCGCGTTTCCTTTCCGAGTCGTCGCTCTCGTTGAAGGGTCTGTTCGGCAGCCGCGCGGTGCTGATTTCCGTCGCCATCGTCGTCGTCCTGCAAGCGATGTTCACTTACGCGCCTTTTATGCAGGCGCTGTTCAACACCACGCCGCTCGACCCGGAGATATGGTGGCATATCGCGGGCGCGAGCGTCGTGCTGTTTCTGCTCGTCGAGGTCGAGAAGGCCATTTTCCGTTCGCCCGCGGCGGCTCCTGCGCCCCGTGGCGCTCCTGCGGCGCCGGCGACCGGCGCGGCCGCTGTCGTCGCGCCTGGCGATTGGGTTCGACCTGTCGTCGCCGGTCTATTGGGGCTGCTCATCATTGTCGTGAGCGGCGCGTTCTATCTTCACACGCGCGTCAGTCTCACGCGCGAAGAGGCGTCAGCTGGCCGAACGATCGACGTCAGCGGCGTGATCGCCGCGGTCGCGCAGACGCCGATCACGGCTCCTGCGGCGGGCGTCGTCGTGACGCTGACGTGCGACCTCGGCGCGAAAGTCGAGGCGGGCGAAACCTGTGCGACGCTCGCGCCGTCTTCCTCCGACGAAGCTTTGGCGCGCGAGAAAAGCGCTCTGGCGGCGGCGGAGTCGCAATTGACGCAGCGCGAGCGCACGCAGGCGAGGGCGCAGGCGAATCTCGAAACACTGGAGGCGGGTTCGGCAAGTCGCGCGGCGCGCCGCAAGGCGCTGGCCAATGCGCGACGCGCGCTGGCGCGGGCGCAGGCGCAAGTCGCACGCGCCGAAGCGGAAGTCGCTCTGCGCCGCGAGGCGGCGACGAAGATGGAGGCGGATCGAGCCGGCGCCGCGATTGTCGCGCCGGTCGCAGGGTTCGTCTTAGAGCGAACGGCTGCTGTCGGCGCGCGCGTTGAAGCGGGCGCGCCGCTGTTCATGATCGGCGACGCCAAGACCGTTCGCCTTCATGGGAAGGTGGAGGGGGAGGGCGCCCTCGCGATCGCGCCGGGCGCCAAGGCGCTGCTGACGAGCGACTCCGTCCCTGGCCGGACGCTTGCAGGAAAGGTGATCGAGGTGCGCCGTCCCGCCGCGCCGCAAGCGGGCGCGAGGGTCGACGTGGTGGTTGAGTTCGAGAATTCCGACCTCGCACTTCGACCGGGAATGGCGGCTTCGGCGCGGATCGACCTCGAGGAGCGCGCCGCGGCGTTAGGCGAAGAAGAAATTTGA
- a CDS encoding YqaA family protein: MKKLYDWTMSLAASRHAPLALGAIAFAESSFFPVPPDVILVPMTLAEPKKAWYFAGICTIASVAGGALGYAFGALFYDTIGQWLINLYGYGEKMEALRAFYAQWGAIFILVKGFTPIPFKLVTIVSGLLAYNFPLFIVLSVVTRGARFFVLAAAINRFGDPIRAKLESHFGLFIASLAVIVVAGFALAAKMF; encoded by the coding sequence ATGAAAAAGCTCTACGACTGGACCATGTCGCTTGCCGCGAGCCGGCATGCGCCCCTGGCGCTTGGCGCGATCGCTTTTGCCGAGAGCTCCTTCTTCCCGGTGCCGCCCGACGTGATCCTCGTGCCGATGACGCTCGCCGAGCCGAAGAAGGCCTGGTATTTCGCAGGAATCTGCACGATCGCTTCCGTCGCGGGCGGGGCGCTCGGCTACGCCTTCGGCGCGCTGTTCTACGATACGATCGGCCAGTGGCTGATCAATCTCTACGGCTATGGAGAGAAGATGGAGGCTCTGCGCGCCTTCTACGCGCAGTGGGGGGCGATCTTCATCCTGGTCAAGGGCTTCACGCCCATTCCCTTTAAGCTCGTGACCATCGTCTCGGGGCTTCTCGCCTATAATTTCCCGCTGTTCATCGTATTGTCGGTGGTGACGCGGGGGGCGCGGTTCTTCGTGCTGGCGGCGGCGATCAATCGCTTTGGCGATCCGATCCGCGCGAAGCTCGAAAGCCACTTCGGACTTTTCATTGCGTCGCTCGCGGTCATCGTCGTCGCCGGCTTCGCGCTTGCGGCGAAGATGTTTTGA
- a CDS encoding disulfide bond formation protein B has translation MEWRSVVHCAFEPRNASLLILAAAVAAIGGAWAYESLGYLPCELCYKERTPYYAAFALAPLAAFAAQTGRRGMALAAFLLMALLFAGNAILSIYHSGVEWKIFAGPSDCSGPLSTAPSVADFMKQLQSVKVVRCDEPNLWIFGLTLANWNVAISAALAALAGYAYWFNRRKFNPVSPSP, from the coding sequence ATGGAGTGGCGCAGCGTCGTTCATTGCGCCTTCGAGCCGCGCAACGCATCGCTCCTCATCCTCGCCGCCGCCGTTGCGGCGATCGGCGGGGCCTGGGCCTATGAGTCGCTCGGCTATCTGCCGTGCGAGCTCTGCTACAAGGAGCGCACGCCCTATTACGCGGCGTTCGCGCTCGCGCCGCTTGCCGCCTTCGCCGCGCAGACGGGGCGGAGGGGGATGGCCCTCGCGGCCTTCCTGCTGATGGCGCTGCTCTTCGCCGGCAACGCCATCCTTTCGATCTATCATTCGGGCGTCGAGTGGAAGATTTTCGCGGGGCCCAGCGACTGTTCGGGGCCGCTTTCGACCGCGCCGTCGGTCGCCGATTTCATGAAGCAACTTCAATCGGTGAAGGTCGTGCGCTGCGACGAGCCGAATCTATGGATTTTCGGCCTGACGCTGGCGAATTGGAACGTCGCGATTTCCGCGGCGCTGGCCGCGCTGGCGGGTTACGCTTACTGGTTTAACCGGCGCAAGTTCAACCCTGTCTCTCCTTCGCCATGA
- a CDS encoding BrnA antitoxin family protein, with the protein MSKKEFSPKELCELEKLVALSDDKIDTQDIPEAPAENWTFARRGAFYKPVKQPVSIRIDADVLDWFKRHAEGRGYQTEINQVLRRHVMAKERQG; encoded by the coding sequence ATGAGCAAGAAGGAGTTTAGCCCCAAGGAGCTTTGCGAGCTTGAGAAGCTTGTCGCCTTGTCTGACGACAAGATCGATACGCAGGATATTCCTGAAGCGCCCGCCGAAAACTGGACTTTCGCTCGTCGCGGCGCGTTCTACAAGCCCGTCAAACAGCCGGTGAGTATTCGCATCGATGCGGACGTATTGGACTGGTTCAAGCGCCATGCAGAGGGAAGAGGCTATCAGACAGAAATCAACCAGGTGTTGCGACGCCATGTCATGGCGAAGGAGAGACAGGGTTGA
- a CDS encoding BrnT family toxin: MLSYLHYCIYNWDINKARRNVAKHGVSFEIARRVWDDPLHVNLPDRFEDGEERWHAIGVVGGVALLVVVHCYPHANEGERVRIIGARKATPHERRRYEQEGV; the protein is encoded by the coding sequence TTGTTATCCTATTTACATTATTGTATATACAATTGGGATATCAACAAGGCGCGGCGAAACGTCGCCAAGCATGGCGTTTCATTTGAAATTGCACGACGGGTTTGGGACGATCCCCTGCATGTCAACCTCCCGGACCGCTTCGAGGATGGCGAAGAACGTTGGCATGCGATCGGCGTTGTTGGCGGAGTGGCGCTTTTAGTCGTTGTGCATTGCTACCCCCACGCGAACGAAGGCGAGCGCGTGCGGATCATCGGCGCGCGAAAGGCGACGCCTCATGAGAGAAGGCGCTATGAGCAAGAAGGAGTTTAG
- the rlmN gene encoding 23S rRNA (adenine(2503)-C(2))-methyltransferase RlmN, with protein MSLSDLSAAPTMTLKPSLSGMTRAEIGNALRGLGLPEREIRMRVSQIWHWVYFRGARDFGEMLNVSKAMRAQLADAFALRLPEIVEEQVSVDGTRKWLLRLRPVDAFDKGAEVECVYIPETDRGTLCVSSQVGCTLNCSFCHTGTQRLVRNLTTAEIVGQLLVARQRLGDFPDRERPTDGLVPSGEGVRAVSNIVFMGMGEPLYNLDNVMAAIEIMADGDGLALSKRRITVSTSGVVPQIERLGAECGPALAISLHAVRDDLRNDLVPLNKKYPIKELLQACRDYPGASNARRITFEYVMLKGVNDSPADARELVRLLKGLPAKINLIPFNPWPGAPYECSDWETIERFSDIVFNAGYASPVRTPRGRDILAACGQLKSETEKLRASARMATG; from the coding sequence ATGAGCCTATCCGATCTTTCCGCTGCGCCCACGATGACGCTCAAGCCTTCGCTCTCCGGGATGACCCGCGCCGAGATCGGCAACGCCCTGCGCGGGCTCGGCCTGCCCGAGCGCGAAATCCGCATGCGCGTGTCGCAGATCTGGCACTGGGTTTACTTCCGCGGCGCGCGCGACTTTGGCGAGATGCTGAATGTCTCCAAGGCGATGCGGGCCCAGCTCGCGGACGCCTTCGCGCTACGCCTTCCAGAGATCGTCGAGGAGCAGGTTTCCGTCGACGGCACGCGCAAATGGCTGCTGCGGCTGCGGCCGGTCGACGCCTTCGACAAGGGCGCCGAAGTCGAATGCGTCTATATCCCGGAAACCGACCGCGGAACGCTGTGCGTCTCCTCTCAGGTCGGCTGCACTTTAAATTGCAGCTTCTGCCACACGGGCACGCAGCGGCTCGTGCGCAATCTGACGACCGCTGAGATCGTCGGTCAATTGCTCGTCGCCCGGCAAAGGCTCGGCGATTTTCCCGATCGCGAGCGGCCGACCGACGGGCTCGTGCCGTCGGGCGAAGGCGTGCGCGCCGTCTCCAACATCGTCTTCATGGGCATGGGCGAGCCGCTCTACAATCTCGACAATGTCATGGCGGCCATCGAGATCATGGCCGACGGCGACGGGCTGGCGCTCTCGAAGCGCCGCATCACCGTCTCGACCTCCGGCGTCGTGCCGCAAATCGAGCGTCTCGGCGCCGAATGCGGGCCGGCGCTGGCGATTTCGCTGCACGCAGTGCGCGACGATCTGCGCAACGATCTTGTGCCGCTCAACAAAAAATATCCGATCAAAGAGCTGCTGCAGGCCTGCCGCGACTATCCCGGCGCGTCGAACGCAAGGCGGATCACCTTCGAATATGTGATGCTGAAGGGCGTGAACGACTCGCCCGCCGACGCCAGGGAGCTGGTGCGACTCCTGAAAGGCCTGCCGGCCAAGATCAATCTCATCCCCTTCAATCCCTGGCCGGGCGCGCCTTACGAATGTTCGGATTGGGAGACGATCGAGCGCTTCTCCGACATCGTCTTCAACGCCGGCTACGCGAGCCCGGTGCGCACCCCGCGCGGCCGCGACATTCTCGCCGCCTGCGGGCAGTTGAAGAGCGAGACGGAAAAGCTCCGGGCGAGCGCCAGGATGGCGACGGGGTGA
- a CDS encoding MFS transporter, which yields MRAHAQEGRRSDSLHSAAPDASDPSLRATRREWIGLAVLALPCLVYAMDFTVLNLAIPALTAELRPSASQLLWIIDIYGFMVSGFLMIMGGLGDRIGRRKVLLLGAAAFGAVSILAAFSKSAQMLIFARAALGVAGATLAPSTLSLLANMFRDPSERTFAVSMWISSFSAGAIIGPLVGGALIQSFGWGSVFLAGVPVMVLLLVLGPMLLPEYRDPDAGRLDLASALLSLAAVLSFIYGLKRAAEAGFGADAIGATAAGVGLALLFLRRQSRLEDPLIDLALFRSRSLNTALCINMLGVFFMFGSFILLAQYFQLVAGLTPLDAGLWSTPSAIVFMIGSFATPALARRITPVNLLAGGLIVAAAGFVGLALADGFYGVLLSSLLLVGFTPVIALTTEIIVTSAPPERAGAASALSETAIELGGALGIAALGSLGTLIYRAKMAGVIAGLPPDVARAAGATLGGAADAVKFLPPEQAERTLSAARDAFCAGFQATAWLGALGLVGAAFATKIALKHARPPSAEGSGEKPSSAAA from the coding sequence CTGCGCGCTCACGCCCAAGAGGGCCGACGGAGCGACTCCTTGCATAGCGCCGCGCCAGACGCATCCGATCCTTCGCTCAGGGCGACCCGCCGGGAGTGGATCGGGCTCGCCGTCCTCGCTCTGCCCTGCCTGGTCTATGCGATGGACTTCACCGTGCTCAATCTCGCCATTCCGGCGCTGACGGCGGAGCTGCGGCCGAGCGCCTCGCAACTGCTGTGGATCATCGACATCTACGGCTTCATGGTGTCCGGCTTCCTGATGATCATGGGCGGGCTCGGCGATCGCATCGGCCGGCGCAAGGTGCTGCTGCTGGGCGCCGCGGCGTTCGGCGCCGTTTCGATCCTGGCGGCTTTCTCGAAATCGGCGCAGATGCTGATTTTTGCGCGCGCCGCGCTCGGCGTCGCGGGAGCGACCCTCGCGCCGTCGACGCTGTCGCTGCTCGCCAACATGTTCCGCGATCCGTCGGAACGCACCTTTGCGGTCAGCATGTGGATCTCGAGCTTCTCCGCCGGCGCCATCATCGGGCCGCTCGTCGGCGGCGCGCTCATCCAATCTTTCGGCTGGGGCTCGGTCTTTCTCGCGGGCGTCCCGGTGATGGTGCTTCTGCTTGTGCTCGGGCCGATGCTTCTGCCGGAATATCGCGATCCCGACGCGGGCCGGCTGGATCTCGCCAGCGCGCTTCTGTCGCTCGCGGCGGTGCTGTCCTTCATTTACGGATTGAAGCGCGCCGCCGAGGCGGGGTTCGGCGCCGACGCGATCGGAGCGACGGCGGCAGGCGTCGGGCTCGCGCTTCTGTTCCTGCGCCGACAGTCGCGGCTCGAAGACCCTTTGATCGATCTCGCGCTGTTTCGCTCGCGGTCGCTGAACACGGCGCTCTGCATCAATATGCTTGGCGTCTTCTTCATGTTCGGGTCGTTCATTCTGCTCGCACAGTACTTTCAGCTCGTTGCGGGTTTGACGCCGCTCGATGCAGGGCTGTGGTCGACGCCGTCGGCGATCGTCTTCATGATCGGCTCCTTCGCCACGCCCGCGCTGGCGCGCCGCATCACGCCCGTCAATCTTCTCGCCGGCGGACTGATCGTCGCTGCGGCAGGATTTGTCGGCCTCGCGCTGGCCGACGGATTCTACGGGGTGCTTTTATCTTCTCTGCTACTCGTCGGCTTCACGCCGGTGATCGCGCTGACGACGGAAATCATCGTCACATCGGCGCCGCCCGAGCGCGCGGGCGCAGCGTCAGCCTTGTCGGAAACGGCGATTGAACTTGGCGGCGCGCTTGGCATCGCCGCGCTCGGCAGTCTCGGCACGCTGATCTACCGCGCGAAAATGGCCGGCGTCATCGCGGGGCTTCCGCCGGACGTCGCTCGGGCGGCCGGCGCGACGCTCGGCGGCGCGGCGGATGCGGTCAAATTCTTGCCCCCGGAGCAGGCCGAGCGGACGCTCTCCGCCGCGCGCGACGCCTTCTGCGCCGGTTTTCAGGCGACCGCCTGGTTGGGCGCCTTGGGGCTTGTCGGCGCCGCGTTCGCGACGAAGATTGCGCTCAAACACGCGCGTCCTCCGTCGGCGGAAGGCTCAGGCGAAAAGCCGAGTTCGGCCGCCGCGTAA
- a CDS encoding endonuclease/exonuclease/phosphatase family protein, with protein sequence MRLASYNVENLFDRARAMNLKSLSQGKPILERFAELNALLAQPSYSAADKTRMAKLVIELDLEKSDVGDFVILRRNRGGLIKRPKSGGVQIVASGRADWVGSLELRDEPVDEQAMRNTARVMRDVEADVLGVVEVESRPVLRDFNADVVAAFGGEAFRHAMVIDGNDTRGIDVGLLTRQGFPIGALRSHVDEMLTERDPIFSRDCAEFEVTAPSGARMLLMLNHFKSKGFGSQQSSNAKRRAQAKRVAEIYDERVAMGIKNIVVMGDFNDTPDSEPLSPLIEGTDLKDIFLHPKFDDGGFPGTYGSCAADNKIDFILLSPALFDKVTSGGVFRKGMWPGARAKRWEAYPEVARKEDAASDHAAIWVDIDL encoded by the coding sequence ATGAGACTCGCCTCATACAACGTTGAGAATCTTTTCGACCGCGCACGCGCCATGAATCTCAAGAGCCTTTCGCAAGGCAAACCTATTCTCGAACGTTTCGCGGAACTGAATGCGTTGCTGGCGCAGCCTTCGTACAGCGCCGCCGACAAGACGCGCATGGCGAAACTTGTCATTGAACTTGATTTGGAAAAATCCGACGTCGGCGATTTTGTCATTCTGCGGCGTAATAGGGGCGGACTGATCAAACGCCCCAAGTCGGGCGGCGTTCAAATTGTCGCGAGCGGGCGCGCCGATTGGGTCGGCTCGCTGGAGTTGCGCGACGAGCCCGTCGACGAACAGGCGATGAGGAATACGGCGCGGGTGATGCGAGATGTCGAGGCGGACGTTCTCGGCGTCGTCGAAGTCGAGAGCCGGCCGGTGCTGCGGGATTTCAACGCGGACGTCGTCGCTGCGTTCGGCGGCGAGGCATTCCGGCACGCGATGGTGATCGACGGCAACGATACGCGCGGCATCGACGTCGGCCTCTTGACCCGACAGGGATTTCCCATTGGCGCGCTGCGCAGCCACGTCGACGAGATGTTGACCGAGCGTGATCCGATCTTCTCGCGCGACTGCGCCGAGTTCGAAGTGACGGCGCCGTCCGGCGCGCGCATGCTGCTGATGCTCAATCACTTCAAGAGCAAGGGTTTCGGCTCGCAGCAATCATCCAACGCCAAACGTCGCGCGCAGGCGAAACGCGTCGCTGAAATCTACGACGAACGCGTTGCCATGGGGATCAAGAACATCGTCGTGATGGGCGACTTCAACGACACGCCGGACAGCGAACCTTTGAGTCCTCTCATCGAAGGGACGGATCTGAAGGACATCTTTTTGCATCCGAAATTTGACGACGGCGGTTTCCCGGGCACCTACGGCAGTTGCGCCGCGGACAACAAGATCGACTTCATTCTGCTGTCGCCGGCGCTGTTCGACAAGGTCACGAGCGGCGGCGTGTTTCGCAAAGGCATGTGGCCCGGCGCGCGGGCCAAACGCTGGGAGGCCTATCCGGAAGTCGCCCGCAAGGAGGACGCAGCGTCGGATCACGCGGCGATTTGGGTGGACATCGACCTTTAG
- a CDS encoding DUF72 domain-containing protein has protein sequence MSRKTVRIYVGVGGWNYAPWRESFYPADLAHKRELEYASRKLTSIEINATYYRTQSAASFAKWRDATPEGFIFSVKAPRFAVMRKAPQEAEESIDRFFASGVMELGDKLGPILWQFLPTKKFDAAFFDAFLSLLPRNIGGRSLMHAIEPRHESFKTAEFVALARRHGVAIVVAGDAKYPLIADVTAPFVYARIMGTLEAEPKGYDAAALDEWAQRVRQWASGATPSGLDYYAETQQKAATPRDVFLYVISGAKERNPAAAMALIERLSR, from the coding sequence ATGAGTCGAAAGACCGTACGCATCTATGTCGGCGTCGGCGGCTGGAATTACGCCCCTTGGCGTGAATCCTTCTATCCCGCTGACCTCGCGCATAAGCGCGAACTCGAATATGCGAGCCGTAAGCTCACCTCCATTGAAATCAACGCCACATATTATCGCACGCAGAGCGCCGCGAGCTTCGCCAAATGGCGTGATGCAACGCCCGAGGGTTTCATCTTCAGCGTCAAGGCGCCGCGCTTTGCCGTGATGCGAAAGGCGCCACAGGAGGCGGAAGAGTCGATCGACCGCTTTTTTGCAAGCGGCGTGATGGAGCTCGGTGACAAACTCGGACCCATCTTGTGGCAGTTCCTGCCCACCAAGAAATTCGACGCGGCGTTCTTCGACGCCTTTCTTTCGCTGCTGCCGAGAAACATTGGCGGACGGTCGCTGATGCACGCCATTGAGCCGCGCCATGAGAGCTTCAAGACGGCTGAATTCGTCGCGCTGGCGCGCCGACATGGCGTCGCCATCGTCGTCGCCGGCGATGCAAAATATCCGCTTATCGCCGACGTGACGGCGCCCTTCGTCTATGCGCGCATCATGGGAACGCTGGAGGCTGAGCCGAAGGGTTATGACGCCGCCGCCCTCGACGAATGGGCGCAGCGCGTACGACAATGGGCGAGCGGCGCAACTCCGAGCGGGCTCGACTATTATGCGGAAACACAACAGAAAGCGGCGACGCCCCGCGACGTGTTTCTCTATGTCATCAGCGGCGCCAAGGAACGCAATCCGGCCGCCGCCATGGCGCTGATCGAGCGACTCTCCCGCTAG